In one Lolium rigidum isolate FL_2022 chromosome 3, APGP_CSIRO_Lrig_0.1, whole genome shotgun sequence genomic region, the following are encoded:
- the LOC124694977 gene encoding uncharacterized protein LOC124694977, which translates to MLRSSAQRNGANTVHSPCTPRGGTAVLTRGRRRHLRRLRSNANKSPEEEERGGGDANALSGVLPSRSVLLRAGAVVFALGFVDAGYSGDWSRIGAITKDTEELLKLGAYAVVPLCLALALAVPGDSGGES; encoded by the exons ATGCTGCGCAGTAGCGCGCAACGCAACGGCGCCAACACCGTCCACTCCCCGTGCACGCCGCGCGGCGGCACGGCCGTGCTCACCCGCGGCaggcgccgccacctccgccgcttGCGCAGCAACGCAAACAAGTCCCCCGAGGAGGAAGAGCGAGGCGGAGGCGACGCCAACGCTCTGTCCGGCGTGCTCCCCAGCAGGAGCGTGCTGCTGCGGGCCGGCGCGGTGGTCTTCGCCCTCGGCTTCGTCGACGCCGG GTACAGCGGCGACTGGTCTCGCATCGGCGCCATCACCAAGGACACCGAGGAGCTGCTCAAGCTCGGCGCCTACGCCGTCGTGCCTCTCTGCTTGGCCCTCGCACTTGCCGTGCCCGGTGACAGCGGCGGTGAATCTTAA
- the LOC124696619 gene encoding dehydrin Rab15-like: MEFQGQRDNPANRVDEHGNPFPLAGHDAMGGAHAAPGTGGQFQPSREEHKTRGILHRSGSSSSSSSSSEDDGVGGRRKKGMKEKIKEKLPGGHKDNQQHMAAGTGTGAYGQHTAAGTDAYGQQGHAGMTGAGAGTGEKKGLMDKIKEKLPGQH; the protein is encoded by the exons ATGGAGTTCCAAGGGCAGCGCGACAACCCCGCCAACCGCGTCGACGAGCACGGCAACCCGTTCCCGCTGGCCGGGCATGACGCCATGGGTGGAGCACACGCTGCTCCTGGCACCGGCGGGCAGTTCCAGCCCAGCAGGGAGGAGCACAAGACCCGTGGCATCCTGCATCGCTCCGGCAGCtcctccagctccagctcc TCTTCTGAGGACGACGGTGTGggcgggaggaggaagaaaggcatgaaggagaagatcaaggagaagcTTCCCGGCGGCCACAAGGACAACCAGCAGCACATGGCCGCGGGAACTGGCACCGGAGCCTACGGGCAGCACACGGCTGCGGGAACTGATGCCTACGGGCAGCAAGGGCACGCGGGAAtgaccggcgccggcgccggcacaGGCGAGAAGAAAGGACTCATGGACAAGATCAAGGAGAAGCTGCCCGGACAGCACtga